A single genomic interval of Aureliella helgolandensis harbors:
- a CDS encoding Tex family protein has translation MTVSIDFAFDLDLAVRQIAQDLNIPLKQVQAAVELLNAGNTIPFIARYRKEATFGLDEIGLRAIEDALERATALAARKLTVLKTIAEQGLLTVELRKQIVDCEELARLEAIYLPFKPKRRTRATIARERGLQPLADLVLSVAKSSAALPASKRELLERFVDQEKEVPDAQSALQGALDIIAEQWSERPPARIWLATQARSHGAIVSQVKRGKKEEASKFELYADHQEAANRIPSHRLLAMLRGESEGVLRVGLQLDDDQVVSQLKQELVTNRQSEFYQELSATVEDCYQRLLLPATESSVLQALKAEADEEAIAVFGKNLRELLMAAPAGPRVTIGLDPGFRTGCKVAVVDGTGKFLTNTTIFPTPPKSDLEGAGKTLLALIQKYNVELIAIGNGTASRETDAFVGNLIKSHQLSVAKVMVSESGASIYSASELAAKEFPNLDITVRGAISIARRLQDPLAELVKTDPKSIGVGQYQHDVNQALLRKCVDRVVESCVNNVGVDLNMASGPLLAYVAGIGPKLAENIVEYRNNHGKFTNRKQLTKVPKLGPKAFVQAAGFLRIRDGSEPLDNSAVHPESYAVVGRMAKKLQSDSNALVGNSTLSQKLRPEEFVDEQFGIPTISDIIAELGKPGRDPRSEFRVVHFDESVNTLEDLKPGAVLEGVITNVTHFGAFIDIGVHQDALIHISQLSNTFVKDPSEVVAVGDVVKVKVLEVDIPRKRISVTRKF, from the coding sequence ATGACAGTTTCCATCGATTTCGCGTTCGATTTGGATTTGGCGGTGCGCCAGATCGCTCAGGATTTAAACATCCCCCTCAAGCAGGTTCAAGCCGCGGTCGAGCTCCTCAATGCGGGCAATACCATCCCATTCATTGCCCGATATCGTAAAGAAGCCACCTTCGGATTAGATGAGATCGGCTTGCGAGCGATTGAGGATGCGCTGGAACGCGCGACTGCATTGGCGGCTCGCAAGTTGACGGTTTTGAAGACGATCGCCGAACAGGGCCTCCTAACCGTTGAGCTGCGCAAGCAGATTGTCGATTGTGAAGAACTTGCTCGGCTGGAGGCAATCTACTTGCCATTCAAACCCAAACGGCGTACACGGGCGACCATCGCGCGAGAGCGAGGACTTCAGCCCTTAGCGGACTTGGTGCTGAGCGTTGCGAAATCGAGCGCGGCCCTGCCAGCCAGCAAACGGGAATTGCTCGAGCGTTTCGTCGACCAGGAGAAGGAGGTTCCCGATGCCCAGTCCGCGCTGCAAGGCGCGCTAGACATCATTGCTGAGCAGTGGTCTGAGAGGCCGCCAGCTCGAATCTGGTTGGCAACTCAAGCTCGCTCTCACGGAGCGATCGTTTCTCAAGTAAAACGAGGCAAGAAGGAAGAAGCGAGCAAGTTCGAATTGTACGCCGATCACCAGGAAGCAGCGAATCGCATTCCCTCCCACCGCCTGCTGGCCATGTTGCGTGGGGAATCCGAAGGAGTGCTACGGGTCGGCTTGCAACTGGACGATGATCAAGTGGTCTCCCAGCTCAAACAAGAGCTGGTAACGAATCGTCAGTCCGAGTTTTACCAAGAACTGAGTGCCACGGTCGAGGATTGCTACCAACGCCTGCTATTGCCTGCCACCGAATCGAGTGTGCTTCAAGCATTGAAGGCCGAGGCCGACGAAGAGGCGATTGCGGTATTCGGAAAGAATCTGCGAGAGTTGTTGATGGCTGCTCCTGCTGGCCCGCGCGTAACAATTGGATTGGATCCCGGATTCCGAACCGGTTGCAAAGTTGCAGTGGTGGATGGGACAGGAAAATTCCTCACCAATACGACGATCTTTCCCACGCCCCCGAAAAGTGACTTGGAAGGTGCCGGTAAGACTCTCCTCGCGCTGATCCAAAAATACAACGTTGAGTTGATCGCTATTGGAAACGGCACAGCCTCGCGAGAAACCGATGCGTTCGTGGGAAACCTCATTAAGTCGCATCAACTCTCGGTCGCTAAAGTCATGGTCAGCGAATCGGGTGCGTCGATCTATTCAGCAAGTGAGCTGGCCGCCAAAGAATTCCCTAATTTAGACATTACGGTGCGCGGTGCCATCAGCATTGCCCGCCGCTTGCAAGACCCGTTGGCTGAATTGGTCAAGACCGATCCCAAATCGATCGGCGTGGGACAGTATCAACACGATGTCAATCAGGCGCTGTTGCGCAAATGCGTCGATAGGGTCGTCGAATCGTGTGTCAACAACGTAGGAGTTGACCTCAACATGGCCAGTGGTCCACTACTGGCCTACGTTGCCGGGATTGGTCCGAAACTAGCTGAGAACATCGTGGAATACCGTAATAACCACGGTAAATTCACCAACCGCAAGCAGTTGACCAAGGTTCCCAAGTTAGGCCCCAAGGCATTTGTACAAGCAGCAGGCTTCTTGCGCATCCGCGATGGTAGTGAACCACTCGACAATTCGGCAGTCCATCCCGAGAGCTACGCGGTGGTTGGCCGAATGGCCAAGAAACTGCAAAGTGATTCCAACGCTTTGGTTGGCAATTCCACACTCAGTCAGAAGCTGCGTCCAGAAGAATTCGTCGACGAACAATTTGGCATACCGACCATCTCTGATATCATCGCGGAACTAGGAAAGCCGGGACGCGATCCGCGCAGCGAGTTTCGTGTCGTTCACTTCGACGAGAGCGTCAATACACTCGAGGACCTCAAGCCAGGAGCCGTCCTGGAGGGGGTCATCACCAATGTCACTCACTTCGGTGCCTTCATCGACATCGGAGTCCACCAAGACGCGTTGATCCACATCTCCCAGTTGTCCAATACCTTTGTCAAAGATCCCAGCGAGGTCGTGGCCGTTGGCGATGTCGTCAAAGTCAAGGTTCTGGAAGTCGACATCCCGCGCAAACGCATCTCGGTAACGCGCAAGTTCTGA
- a CDS encoding FtsK/SpoIIIE family DNA translocase yields MTEQRRIEFDIEALLLAAVCVFLWLSLISYDPADSIGTIPQPLSMLVTIDASVYPPNAEIANACGWIGALCASVLVQTLGFGSIVVTLGLTVLTVWMFRVQNNYVRASRQLGWMFVIVAVTTFVTLVGAPTPLAPVIGPGGYLGALTAIWLNEHFAILGSLILTLTLLLAGLLLSTDYVVVRAASYMLMGSASVASSAAAATKKRVSIPAPGRPGRRPRSDVEEGLKLDEPAQGAKSGLPPVRIRGQQADDVEASVSAAEAPAAAATGLLGTAKAIAGGLLKPAAAIEPASEITGDAASTTTAAEVDDELEEDYDEEFIESDAVEFREVEVDGELLHTRADDPHESLPATTEGPRVRPPKSKSKKAEKQELSDSLAHLDDTKLPAGAEEYVLPGIDLLTESDDIDFESQTIEVRRKAQILEATFKDFGLNVKVVEIETGPVIAQYEIELQAGLRLSKITGLSDDLAIALRVPSVRIVAPIPGKNTVGIEVPNETRQVVRLREVIEEQGAKGKKAKIPLFLGKDVSGNALTADLASLPHLLIAGRTGTGKSVCLNAIIASILMTKKPDEVRMLMIDPKMVELSGYGRLPHLMHPVVTDMKKAEAILAWAVDKMEERYSLLARAGVRHLTSYNELGREELLDRLKPESAEEEEAIPDHLPFIVIVADEMADLMMTAGKEVEQHIIRLAQKSRAVGIHLILATQKPTVDVITGLIKSNLPARISFQVASRTDSRVVLDEMGADKLLGNGDMLFLWPGTSMLLRGQGTYLSDEEINAVVDHCSTGEQNFVNELVNLKINDEEGGEDAAPTAFKKRDELYSAAVDVVVREGRGSCSLLQRALGIGYGRAARLIDYMAEDGIVGQYAGSQARDVTISVSEWEAMQSSDGASGQADAITAIKPPARSNKIRPTEEPPATDAPQRSVPASKMSAISAAAAPAKRSVEPRAELTPAEDEQYEDEPSEEEDEYEEEDSQEAAVKTAAGMELDDEAEYEDYD; encoded by the coding sequence ATGACTGAACAGCGCCGCATTGAATTTGACATCGAAGCGCTTCTCTTGGCGGCGGTCTGCGTATTTCTTTGGCTGAGTCTCATCAGCTACGATCCGGCGGATTCGATAGGAACGATTCCCCAACCCCTTAGCATGCTGGTCACGATCGATGCGAGCGTGTATCCACCGAATGCTGAAATTGCCAATGCTTGTGGATGGATCGGTGCCCTGTGTGCGTCTGTCCTGGTGCAGACGTTAGGATTTGGCTCGATTGTCGTAACGCTCGGGCTCACGGTTCTAACGGTTTGGATGTTTCGAGTGCAGAACAACTATGTGCGTGCTTCGCGGCAGCTCGGCTGGATGTTCGTCATCGTAGCGGTTACGACATTCGTGACGCTCGTCGGTGCCCCTACCCCGTTAGCACCTGTAATTGGTCCCGGGGGATACTTGGGGGCTTTGACCGCGATTTGGTTGAATGAACACTTTGCCATTCTGGGAAGTCTAATCCTAACGTTGACCCTGCTGCTGGCTGGTTTGTTGCTGAGTACCGATTACGTCGTGGTGCGGGCGGCCAGTTACATGTTGATGGGGAGTGCGAGCGTAGCCTCCAGTGCGGCGGCAGCGACCAAGAAACGCGTCTCGATACCTGCCCCTGGACGTCCGGGCCGGCGGCCGCGCAGCGACGTGGAAGAGGGGCTGAAACTTGACGAGCCCGCACAGGGCGCGAAGTCCGGGCTGCCGCCAGTGCGAATTCGTGGACAGCAGGCTGACGATGTCGAAGCGAGTGTATCGGCCGCGGAAGCTCCTGCTGCTGCAGCGACAGGTTTGCTGGGGACGGCCAAAGCGATCGCAGGTGGGCTGCTGAAGCCAGCCGCTGCGATTGAGCCGGCGAGCGAGATCACAGGAGATGCTGCATCAACGACCACAGCCGCAGAGGTCGACGATGAGCTTGAGGAAGACTACGACGAAGAGTTTATCGAATCCGACGCGGTAGAATTTCGCGAAGTCGAGGTGGATGGGGAACTCCTGCACACTCGCGCAGATGATCCGCACGAATCGCTACCGGCGACGACGGAGGGGCCCCGAGTTCGGCCGCCGAAATCGAAGAGCAAAAAAGCCGAAAAGCAGGAGCTGAGCGACTCTCTAGCACATTTGGATGACACCAAACTGCCGGCTGGTGCGGAAGAATATGTATTGCCCGGAATCGATCTGTTGACCGAGAGTGACGATATCGATTTTGAGAGCCAAACGATTGAGGTCCGCCGCAAAGCGCAGATTCTCGAAGCTACCTTCAAAGACTTCGGGCTGAACGTGAAAGTCGTGGAAATCGAAACGGGGCCCGTAATCGCGCAGTACGAAATCGAATTGCAAGCTGGCTTGCGTCTTTCGAAGATTACCGGTCTGTCGGACGATTTGGCCATTGCACTTCGCGTACCGAGTGTACGGATCGTCGCCCCTATTCCAGGCAAGAATACCGTTGGGATTGAAGTTCCGAATGAGACGCGACAAGTGGTTCGATTGCGTGAAGTGATCGAAGAGCAGGGGGCCAAGGGAAAAAAAGCCAAGATTCCATTGTTTTTGGGCAAGGATGTGTCGGGTAACGCGCTGACCGCCGACTTAGCGAGTTTGCCTCACTTGCTAATTGCAGGTCGAACCGGTACCGGTAAATCTGTTTGCTTGAACGCAATCATCGCTTCGATCCTCATGACCAAGAAGCCCGATGAAGTCCGGATGCTGATGATCGACCCGAAAATGGTTGAGCTCAGTGGCTACGGGCGCTTGCCACACTTGATGCACCCCGTCGTCACCGACATGAAGAAGGCGGAAGCCATCTTGGCTTGGGCGGTCGACAAAATGGAGGAACGGTACTCACTTCTGGCGCGGGCCGGGGTGCGTCACCTAACCAGCTACAACGAGCTCGGACGCGAAGAGCTGCTCGATCGCTTGAAGCCAGAATCGGCCGAGGAAGAGGAGGCAATTCCCGATCACCTGCCCTTCATTGTCATTGTGGCGGACGAAATGGCCGACCTGATGATGACGGCCGGTAAGGAAGTCGAGCAGCATATTATTCGGCTTGCACAGAAGAGTCGTGCGGTAGGTATCCACCTCATCCTCGCCACGCAAAAGCCGACGGTGGATGTCATTACTGGCTTAATCAAGAGTAACCTGCCCGCCCGGATATCCTTTCAAGTTGCCAGTCGTACGGATAGCCGCGTGGTGTTGGATGAAATGGGAGCCGATAAGCTGCTGGGCAATGGAGATATGCTTTTCCTTTGGCCTGGAACGAGCATGCTGTTGCGTGGTCAGGGCACGTACCTGAGCGATGAGGAGATCAATGCCGTTGTCGATCACTGCAGCACGGGAGAGCAGAATTTTGTCAACGAGTTGGTCAACCTCAAGATTAACGATGAGGAAGGTGGCGAGGATGCAGCGCCAACCGCATTCAAGAAACGCGATGAACTCTATTCGGCCGCAGTTGACGTGGTCGTTCGCGAGGGACGCGGTAGTTGTTCCCTGTTGCAACGAGCCCTGGGAATCGGCTATGGCCGTGCCGCCCGCTTGATCGACTACATGGCCGAAGATGGGATTGTCGGGCAATACGCAGGTTCCCAAGCTCGGGATGTGACGATATCCGTCTCGGAATGGGAGGCCATGCAGTCCAGTGATGGGGCCTCGGGGCAGGCCGATGCCATTACGGCCATCAAGCCCCCAGCTAGAAGCAATAAAATCCGTCCCACGGAGGAGCCACCCGCGACCGATGCGCCGCAGCGCTCGGTCCCAGCATCCAAAATGTCCGCCATTTCAGCAGCTGCAGCGCCAGCGAAACGCTCCGTCGAGCCTCGCGCAGAACTCACGCCCGCTGAGGACGAGCAGTACGAGGATGAGCCAAGCGAAGAGGAGGATGAGTACGAGGAGGAGGATTCGCAGGAGGCAGCGGTCAAGACTGCGGCCGGAATGGAGTTGGACGATGAGGCGGAATACGAGGATTACGACTGA
- a CDS encoding HTTM domain-containing protein gives MIRLFAWSQKKFDQFLFDATDARMCSVLRVGYATLLLVMLGQLAGEAEVWFTDVGVLRSESAEQFNEYAKESVLFWLPATSSVVYACLGLLFFNAVLLLLGCWSRLQAVFIFVGLTSFQHRNPLIFDGEDTVFRLMIFFMIFMPLDHAWSLSKSWTRRCRSRDRVSTAWALRLVQFEMTAIYLSTAWSKWQGETWRDGTALYYVSRMEDVFGRGWLPDWLFETSGILHSMTWSVLLLETLLPVLLWIPATRRYAILLGIGLHLSIEYAMHLFLFEWIMILGLLSFVKLEDLFPRTDDGGSRDSQPTELARECENLHSRER, from the coding sequence ATGATTAGACTATTTGCATGGAGCCAAAAGAAGTTCGATCAATTTCTCTTCGACGCTACAGATGCACGTATGTGCTCTGTTTTGCGTGTGGGCTACGCAACGCTGCTGCTGGTCATGCTGGGGCAATTGGCGGGAGAGGCTGAGGTGTGGTTTACCGACGTGGGAGTCCTGCGATCGGAGTCGGCTGAACAGTTCAACGAGTATGCCAAGGAGTCTGTGTTATTTTGGCTTCCCGCTACGTCGAGCGTCGTTTACGCATGCTTGGGGCTGTTGTTTTTCAACGCCGTGCTGCTGTTGCTGGGCTGTTGGTCTAGGCTGCAAGCGGTGTTTATCTTCGTGGGGCTGACTTCCTTTCAGCACCGGAATCCATTGATCTTCGATGGCGAAGACACGGTCTTCCGTCTCATGATCTTCTTCATGATCTTCATGCCGTTGGACCACGCTTGGTCACTGTCCAAGAGCTGGACGAGGCGTTGCAGGTCGAGAGATCGGGTTTCTACAGCGTGGGCACTTCGGCTGGTGCAGTTCGAAATGACGGCCATTTACCTATCGACTGCTTGGTCTAAATGGCAGGGTGAGACGTGGAGAGACGGGACGGCGCTTTACTACGTGTCACGAATGGAAGATGTTTTCGGGCGTGGATGGTTGCCCGATTGGCTGTTCGAAACGTCTGGAATCTTGCATTCCATGACCTGGTCGGTGCTCCTGTTGGAGACGCTGCTGCCGGTGTTGTTGTGGATTCCGGCGACCCGGCGCTATGCCATTCTGCTAGGCATCGGGCTGCATCTATCGATCGAATATGCGATGCATCTCTTTTTGTTCGAATGGATTATGATCCTGGGGCTACTGTCCTTTGTAAAGCTTGAGGATCTTTTCCCACGAACGGATGATGGAGGGTCGCGGGATTCTCAGCCAACCGAATTGGCAAGGGAATGCGAAAATCTCCACAGTCGAGAACGTTAG
- a CDS encoding acyl-CoA dehydrogenase family protein — translation MRKLEEQIQLLPSPVQQLCERLASAAGSLDQSAQWPAEQLQWCGEAGVFRWFVPTEFGGEGWSEEDLLTGYLALSQSCLTTTFVLTQWHAACRRIISSPNIQLRRQLLPQLADGSLFATVGISHLTTSRQHVARPVLTATPTQDGAYLLNGFSPWVTSASTAGLLVVGATLEDNTQMICAIPSDRDGLTTHPGEKLVALSSSCTDRVDLKEVRIESDEIVAGPIANVMQANTGGGAGGLQTSTLALGLTVAAVQSIYQQSEQRPELSSIAKKMAKDSSQLLDALRLLTLGAPCQMSAGELRQQANSLVLRSTQAALSAAKGAGFLASHPTGRWAREALFFLVWSCPQPVAAANMCELAQLCD, via the coding sequence ATGCGTAAGCTCGAAGAGCAGATTCAACTTCTCCCTTCTCCGGTGCAGCAGCTTTGCGAGCGGTTGGCGTCCGCAGCTGGTTCGCTGGATCAATCGGCGCAATGGCCAGCCGAGCAGTTGCAGTGGTGTGGTGAAGCTGGCGTATTCCGCTGGTTTGTTCCTACTGAGTTCGGTGGCGAAGGTTGGTCCGAGGAAGATCTGCTGACTGGCTATCTGGCACTCAGCCAGAGTTGCCTCACCACCACCTTTGTGCTAACCCAATGGCATGCAGCGTGTCGTCGGATTATCTCCAGCCCTAACATACAGTTGCGACGCCAGTTGCTGCCGCAGTTGGCCGATGGGAGTTTGTTTGCGACGGTGGGGATTAGTCATTTGACGACCAGTCGTCAGCATGTTGCACGCCCCGTGTTGACGGCAACTCCGACTCAGGATGGTGCCTACCTCCTCAATGGTTTTAGTCCTTGGGTGACGAGTGCCAGCACCGCAGGCTTGCTAGTCGTGGGAGCGACCCTAGAAGACAACACGCAAATGATCTGCGCGATTCCGAGCGACCGTGATGGACTGACAACTCATCCTGGCGAAAAGTTGGTGGCGTTGTCCTCCAGCTGTACCGATCGAGTGGATTTGAAGGAAGTGCGTATCGAAAGCGATGAGATCGTAGCCGGGCCGATAGCCAATGTGATGCAGGCAAATACAGGCGGTGGCGCGGGCGGTCTGCAGACTTCGACACTTGCCTTGGGATTGACCGTGGCAGCGGTCCAATCGATTTATCAGCAATCTGAGCAACGACCCGAGCTAAGTAGTATTGCAAAGAAGATGGCTAAAGATTCCTCCCAGCTCCTCGACGCTTTACGATTGCTGACGCTGGGGGCTCCCTGCCAAATGTCAGCTGGAGAACTCCGGCAACAGGCTAACTCTCTAGTTTTACGAAGCACCCAAGCAGCCTTGTCGGCAGCCAAGGGGGCCGGCTTCTTAGCATCGCATCCCACGGGGCGCTGGGCGCGCGAGGCGCTGTTCTTCCTCGTTTGGAGCTGTCCACAACCCGTTGCGGCCGCCAACATGTGCGAGCTGGCCCAATTGTGCGATTGA
- a CDS encoding FtsH/Yme1/Tma family ATP-dependent metallopeptidase, with protein MQEYNAKMDNEPAPTNRQHATAFHEAGHAVMAIALGRPVKKVTIAPGKLQFGGTRLGLCEIQKGRFKPTDDWLEDEVVILLAGMVAESHFTGEYCPNGARQDLLGVGRLLGTRALSDRQFEKLQRRMLAKTEHILAGEALQKAIEWTAQELVQKTTISGRAVRHFYHQAMQQFT; from the coding sequence TTGCAAGAATACAATGCCAAGATGGACAATGAACCCGCCCCAACGAATCGACAGCACGCCACCGCCTTCCACGAAGCCGGTCACGCCGTAATGGCCATCGCGTTGGGACGCCCCGTCAAAAAGGTGACAATTGCACCTGGAAAGCTGCAATTTGGAGGGACGCGGTTGGGATTATGCGAAATTCAGAAAGGCCGTTTTAAACCGACGGACGACTGGCTAGAAGATGAAGTGGTGATCCTCCTGGCAGGAATGGTTGCCGAATCGCACTTTACGGGGGAGTACTGTCCGAACGGGGCGCGACAGGATCTACTGGGAGTCGGGCGACTTCTCGGTACCAGGGCTCTGTCGGACCGACAATTTGAAAAACTGCAACGCCGCATGCTAGCAAAAACTGAGCATATCCTAGCCGGCGAAGCATTGCAAAAAGCTATTGAGTGGACTGCACAGGAGTTAGTACAAAAGACAACGATTAGCGGTCGCGCTGTGCGGCATTTCTATCATCAAGCCATGCAGCAATTTACTTAA
- a CDS encoding phosphatidate cytidylyltransferase: protein MAFRLVILISLFWGLLIWQPPELLGQSSNSLQVEDVGSAAAAPPADPEVGLEASVEQVEPEPASQPATAEQVEDAEQVEDNGPLPVGTTVDSQTVAARATLVRAKALHQEWLNWRTKMLLGVVIVTLAIASLVGQYLRRQPTEYVNPALVRRFRQRLNSWWLMCAILAFGLLLQPIGTVILFGFVSFWALREFITMAPTRRGDHRALFWALIVFTPAQYILIAMEHASVTWGNTNFNYYNLYSIMLPVYASLFVPARIALSGDHKRFLERTAQITFGLLICVYSLSYAPALVNLNLTKSDGTPWNGDPAGLLFFLILMSQLSDILQWTWGHLVGRRVIASDVSMSRTWEGFAGGTLSTGLIGGALCWVTPFLFWEAACMSMIVGVMGMYGGMTMSAIKRDRGVNDYGSLVLGHAGVLDRIDTLFFAAPVFYHLTRFFFSN, encoded by the coding sequence ATGGCATTTCGACTGGTAATCCTTATTTCACTGTTTTGGGGGCTGCTTATCTGGCAGCCTCCCGAGCTGCTAGGACAGTCCTCGAACTCCCTCCAAGTGGAAGATGTGGGCAGCGCCGCCGCTGCGCCCCCGGCAGACCCCGAAGTTGGTCTCGAAGCCAGCGTTGAGCAAGTGGAGCCGGAACCAGCCAGTCAGCCAGCCACCGCTGAGCAGGTTGAAGATGCTGAGCAGGTTGAAGATAATGGGCCCTTGCCAGTAGGGACGACAGTCGATTCTCAGACCGTCGCTGCTCGGGCAACGCTCGTTCGCGCCAAAGCACTGCATCAGGAGTGGTTGAACTGGCGAACAAAGATGCTGTTGGGCGTCGTGATTGTTACCCTGGCCATTGCCTCCTTGGTTGGGCAGTATTTGCGACGTCAACCGACCGAATACGTGAATCCTGCTTTGGTTCGACGTTTTCGCCAAAGGCTGAATTCATGGTGGCTCATGTGCGCCATCCTAGCGTTCGGGCTGCTGCTCCAGCCGATCGGAACCGTCATCCTATTTGGATTCGTTTCTTTTTGGGCACTTCGCGAGTTCATCACGATGGCCCCAACCCGGCGTGGTGACCACCGGGCACTATTTTGGGCGTTGATCGTCTTTACTCCGGCTCAGTACATCCTGATTGCGATGGAGCATGCGAGTGTGACCTGGGGCAACACCAATTTCAATTACTACAACTTGTACAGCATCATGCTGCCGGTCTACGCATCGCTCTTCGTGCCGGCCAGAATTGCCTTATCCGGCGATCATAAGCGTTTCTTGGAACGCACCGCACAAATTACTTTCGGCCTGCTGATATGTGTTTATTCCTTGAGCTACGCGCCCGCGTTGGTCAACCTCAACCTTACCAAGAGTGATGGAACGCCCTGGAATGGTGATCCGGCAGGCCTACTGTTCTTTCTAATCCTTATGTCTCAACTGTCAGACATCTTGCAGTGGACCTGGGGGCATCTGGTAGGACGGCGGGTGATTGCATCGGATGTCAGCATGAGTCGCACGTGGGAGGGGTTTGCCGGTGGAACGCTGTCGACGGGATTGATTGGAGGAGCACTCTGTTGGGTAACCCCGTTTCTCTTCTGGGAGGCGGCATGCATGTCGATGATCGTGGGAGTGATGGGCATGTACGGCGGAATGACCATGAGCGCCATCAAACGCGATCGTGGCGTGAATGACTACGGTTCGCTGGTTCTCGGGCATGCCGGTGTGCTAGACCGCATTGATACGCTCTTTTTTGCCGCACCGGTCTTTTACCACCTGACGCGTTTCTTCTTTTCCAATTGA